Proteins encoded within one genomic window of Theobroma cacao cultivar B97-61/B2 chromosome 7, Criollo_cocoa_genome_V2, whole genome shotgun sequence:
- the LOC18594434 gene encoding probable disease resistance protein At4g27220: MELVGPIFEMAKCMGNIPCIYIDHHRKLEERMNNLQSTLDILNIRKSDVDLRIKVELQWGKVVKEEVEKWLQDVEKINDEVQIVRQKIQVCPYFSRATLSKHVAQKIKEVEKINERGSYPEPLVIDRPLTSGVRLQIGHLEGEISIKEKIWGHLMGDVVGMIGICGMGGIGKTAIMKHINNQLLKVPRFDKVIWVTVSKELNIVKLQRDIASAMNEQLPEHELERVEALMEILEEKRYVLILDDVWVRFSLMEVGIPEPSFQNGSKLVLTSRSIEVCTSMGCEVVKVQPLSKVESRNLFLKNVGHGVLNIPTLEPILNCIIDECAGLPLAIVTIAGSMKGVYDAREWRNALEELRQRVRSVKGTNIEIFEQLKFSYDRLKDSKIQNCFLYCSLYPEDWEIPRNELIKYWIDEGLIHEFGSRQVMCDRGHAILNSLENNCLLERVVNGERVKMHDVLRDMALYIKSTVGSRFMVKAGMQLRELPSEQEWTDDLEKISLMHNFISEIPTSMSPKCPIVSTLFLQSNQSLKEIPGSFFEHMHGLNILDLSFTGIMDLPNSISNLKNLTALLLQGCENLRYLPSLAKLVALKKLDLRDTSIEEIPQGIDKLVNLTYLDVYLKSLEELPTGILPKLSRLQYLVVDWESTTLKLKGEEAGGLKKLETICGRFQELQEFNTYMKSTQGKRLTSYVLAVGQPQGYFWLKSNFVKDVILSECEVGGEAPILLPNDLRCMKICECHNMKSLSDISFFHRNETELRECEVMDCKGIACVLDLLSSPLPCSPLQNLEKLLLSGLDKLFTLVKAQEVATVSTLYAPTSPGIFSRLKSFNIHKCSKIKKLFSIDLLRDLQNLERIEVKSCGLLEEIIASEEEEKRSTDHATMTFCLPKLRELALQQLPRLKMICSKHGVMICDSLSRIEVIKCPKLKRIPLYIPLHDNGQPSPPPSLKEIRIYPKEWLESIEWDHPNAKNVLLALMKYREKHSWQAIRSDI, encoded by the coding sequence ATGGAGCTTGTTGGGCCAATCTTTGAAATGGCAAAGTGCATGGGAAATATACCGTGTATATACATCGATCATCATAGAAAACTTGAAGAAAGGATGAATAATCTTCAAAGCACACTAGATATTCTAAATATTCGGAAGAGTGATGTAGATTTAAGAATAAAAGTGGAGCTTCAATGGGGAAAAGTAGTAAAGGAAGAAGTGGAGAAATGGCTTCAAGATGTTGAAAAGATCAATGATGAAGTACAAATTGTTCGACAAAAAATACAAGTTTGCCCTTATTTTTCCCGTGCAACCCTCTCCAAACATGTAGcccaaaaaattaaagaagtggagaaaattaatgaaagaGGAAGTTATCCTGAACCTCTGGTAATTGATAGACCTTTAACCTCTGGAGTGAGGTTGCAAATAGGGCATTTGGAAGGTGAAATTAgtatcaaagaaaaaatttggGGACACTTGATGGGAGATGTAGTTGGAATGATTGGTATTTGTGGGATGGGAGGTATAGGAAAAACGGCCATCATGAAGCACATCAACAATCAATTATTGAAGGTGCCTAGGTTTGATAAGGTAATTTGGGTCACCGTATCAAAGGAACTCAATATTGTTAAATTACAAAGGGATATTGCAAGTGCCATGAATGAACAGCTTCCGGAACATGAACTAGAACGAGTAGAAGCATTAATGGAGAttttggaagaaaagagaTATGTCTTGATCTTAGATGATGTTTGGGTTCGATTTTCTCTCATGGAGGTGGGAATTCCTGAACCATCATTCCAAAATGGAAGCAAATTGGTGCTAACTAGTAGATCGATCGAAGTTTGTACTTCTATGGGTTGTGAAGTTGTCAAAGTGCAACCACTTTCGAAAGTGGAGTCTAGAAATTTGTTCTTAAAGAATGTTGGACATGGCGTTTTGAATATTCCAACTTTAGAACCTATTTTGAATTGCATTATTGACGAGTGTGCAGGATTGCCTCTTGCCATTGTCACCATTGCTGGAAGTATGAAAGGAGTTTATGATGCTCGTGAATGGAGGAACGCACTGGAAGAATTACGTCAACGTGTAAGAAGTGTGAAGGGTACAAATATTGAGATATTTGAGCagttaaaatttagttatgaTCGTTTGAAAGATTCGAAGATACAAAATTGTTTCTTGTATTGCTCATTGTATCCTGAAGATTGGGAAATTCCAAGAAATGAGTTAATAAAGTATTGGATTGATGAAGGACTCATCCATGAATTTGGAAGTAGACAAGTGATGTGTGATAGGGGTCATGCTATTTTAAACAGTTTGGAAAACAATTGCTTGTTAGAAAGGGTCGTTAATGGAGAAAGGGTAAAGATGCATGATGTTTTGAGAGACATGGCATTGTATATCAAAAGTACTGTTGGTTCTCGCTTTATGGTAAAAGCCGGCATGCAACTAAGGGAGTTACCAAGTGAGCAAGAATGGACAGATGATCTAGAGAAGATTTCCCTGATGCATAATTTCATATCAGAAATTCCTACCAGCATGTCACCGAAATGTCCAATCGTCTCAACCTTATTTTTACAATCGAATCAGTCGTTGAAGGAGATTCCAGGATCTTTCTTTGAGCACATGCATGGTCTCAATATTCTTGATCTTTCTTTTACAGGTATCATGGATCTACCCAACTCTATCTCCAACTTGAAAAATCTCACGGCATTGTTGCTTCAAGGATGTGAGAATTTAAGATATTTGCCTTCATTGGCAAAGCTCGTGGCTCTAAAAAAGTTGGACCTTCGAGACACAAGCATCGAAGAAATCCCTCAAGGCATTGATAAGTTAGTAAATCTTACCTATCTTGATGTATACTTGAAGAGTCTAGAGGAGTTACCAACGGGAATCCTACCAAAACTCTCTCGTCTTCAATACTTGGTGGTAGATTGGGAATCAACTACATTGAAACTAAAAGGTGAGGAGGCTGGTGGATTAAAGAAGCTAGAGACAATTTGTGGCAGATTTCAAGAGCTGCAAGAGTTTAATACATATATGAAATCTACACAAGGAAAAAGGCTTACTTCTTATGTGTTAGCCGTGGGACAGCCTCAAGGATACTTTTGGTTGAAATCTAACTTTGTGAAAGATGTGATTTTGAGTGAATGCGAGGTAGGAGGAGAAGCTCCGATTTTGCTCCCAAACGATCTTCGGTGTATGAAGATTTGCGAGTGCCACAATATGAAAAGCTTAAGTgatatttctttcttccatAGAAATGAAACTGAGTTGAGGGAATGTGAAGTTATGGATTGTAAGGGGATAGCATGTGTGCTTGATTTGTTATCATCTCCATTGCCTTGCAGCCCACTTCAAAACCTGGAGAAGCTACTCCTTTCCGGACTCGACAAGTTGTTCACACTGGTGAAAGCACAAGAAGTAGCGACTGTGTCTACTTTGTATGCACCAACTTCACCTGGCATCTTTTCTCGtcttaaatcatttaacatccataaatgttcaaaaataaagaagttgTTTTCGATTGACTTGCTTCGGGACCTTCAAAACCTTGAGAGGATTGAAGTTAAATCATGTGGGCTTTTGGAGGAAATAATAGCATcagaagaagaggaaaaaagaagtACTGATCATGCCACTATGACATTTTGCCTTCCAAAATTAAGGGAACTTGCATTGCAACAGTTACCAAGATTGAAGATGATATGTAGTAAGCATGGAGTAATGATTTGCGATTCCCTCAGTCGAATAGAAGTGATTAAATGCCCGAAATTGAAGAGGATCCCTCTGTATATTCCTCTTCATGACAATGGCCAACCATCTCCTCCTCCTTCTCTTAAAGAAATAAGAATATACCCTAAAGAATGGTTGGAATCCATTGAGTGGGATCATCCAAATGCTAAAAATGTTCTTCTTGCCTTGATGAAGTATCGGGAGAAGCACAGTTGGCAAGCTATTCGATCAGACATCTGA
- the LOC18594436 gene encoding putative disease resistance protein At4g10780, giving the protein MELLGSILEAVKFLVAPICTYIDHCKKLEERMTDLKRELEDLNCRKRDIESTVEAQMGWQKEVKKEVEKWLEDVQRINDEIQMLEQKVQAVSCFSRLQLSKLVCQKLEETKKLCQCNFPEVLVIDKPSPAGVTLGTTALKGETTAKKEILNYLMDDKVGMIGVCGMGGIGKTTIMKHINNQLLEESKFDKVIWITVSRELNIVKLQKNIADAMKENLPELEDQVKWAAALTDILGKKKFVLILDDVWNWFSLVEVGIPEPTRNGSKLVLTSRSIDLFMNMGCKVVKVQPLSKEDSLNLFLDNSERSVLQDPPLEEIASHVVDECAGLPLAIVTIARSMKGVSDIREWRNALEELRKCVKSVKGTDIEVFERLKFSYDHLQDSKIQNCFLYCSLYPEDWKISRKELIEYWIDEGFIDELGTRQAMHDRGHTILNKLENNCLLERVDDGNSVKIHDVLRDMALYIKSKNGTRFMVKAGMQLRELPGQHEWEERLEKVSLMCNSISEISPDISPKCQRLSTLLLKRNDFSMRIPESFFENMHELKVLDLSYTNVEYLPNTISNLENLTSLILVGCKKLRYVPSLAKLRALKKLDLHFTSIEEIPDGMEMLVNLRYLDLFSSRLKEIPIGILPRLSRLQFLVVSWQSRTLKIKGEEAAALMKLETFVGRFHELQDFNTYIKSIQGERPTSYKLFVGSQEKDLWSESFVKDVILCGCKIGGEDQILLPNDLRCIRISKCHDVRSLNEISFFRKATQLRVCDLIDCKGIECVLDLSVIPSSSSSLQNLENLLLSELDRLSMLVKAEAAALPTSVAPPGIFTHLKSLCIYKCPDMKKLFPFKLLQDLQNLEEIEVRSCGQMKEIIASEEERDSMGEGKDHTTTSFNFPKLRELELCDLPELKSICSTSRQMVCDSLEGIKVTKCPKLKRIPLYLVPDLVNGQLSPPLSLQRIEINSEEWDELELDHPNAKTILRPFLQY; this is encoded by the coding sequence ATGGAGCTTTTAGGGTCAATTCTTGAGGCGGTCAAGTTCTTGGTGGCTCCAATTTGTACCTACATTGATCATTGCAAGAAACTTGAGGAAAGGATGACTGATCTCAAAAGAGAATTAGAAGATCTAAATTGTCGAAAGAGAGATATAGAATCAACTGTAGAAGCACAGATGGGATGGCAGAAAGAGGTAAAGAAGGAAGTGGAGAAGTGGCTTGAAGATGTACAAAGGATCAATGATGAAATACAAATGTTAGAACAAAAGGTACAAGCTGTGTCATGCTTCTCACGTCTGCAGTTAAGCAAACTTGTCTGCCAAAAActtgaagaaacaaagaaacttTGTCAATGCAATTTCCCTGAAGTTCTAGTAATTGATAAGCCTTCACCAGCAGGGGTGACATTGGGGACAACGGCTTTGAAAGGTGAAACTActgcaaaaaaagaaattttgaattacTTGATGGATGATAAGGTTGGAATGATCGGAGTTTGTGGAATGGGAGGAATAGGGAAAACTACCATCATGAAGCATATCAACAATCAGCTGTTGGAGGAGTCCAAGTTTGATAAAGTGATATGGATCACTGTTTCAAGAGAACTTAATATTGTTAAGTTACAAAAAAACATTGCAGATGCCATGAAGGAAAATCTTCCAGAACTTGAGGATCAAGTGAAGTGGGCAGCAGCATTGACGGATATTTTGGGAAAGAAGAAATTTGTGTtgattttagatgatgtttggaACTGGTTTTCTCTGGTGGAGGTGGGTATTCCTGAACCAACACGTAACGGGAGCAAACTAGTCTTAACTAGCAGATCAATTGATTTGTTTATGAATATGGGTTGTAAGGTAGTCAAAGTGCAACCACTTTCGAAAGAGGACTCCCTGAACTTATTCCTAGATAACTCGGAACGCAGTGTTCTGCAAGATCCACCTTTGGAAGAAATTGCAAGCCATGTTGTTGATGAGTGTGCTGGCTTACCCCTTGCTATTGTCACAATAGCCCGGAGTATGAAGGGAGTATCTGACATTCGTGAGTGGAGGAATGCACTAGAGGAATTACGTAAATGTGTTAAAAGTGTGAAAGGTACAGATATTGAAGTATTTGAGCGATTGAAATTTAGTTATGACCATTTACAGGATTCAAAAATCCAAAACTGTTTCCTATATTGCTCTTTGTATCCTGAAGATTGGAAAATTTCAAGGAAGGAGTTGATAGAATACTGGATTGATGAGGGATTCATTGATGAATTAGGAACCAGACAAGCAATGCATGATAGGGGTCATACTATACTAAACAAGCTTGAAAATAATTGCCTGCTAGAGAGGGTTGATGATGGAAATAGTGTCAAGATCCATGATGTCTTGAGAGATATGGCATTgtatattaaaagtaaaaatggcACTCGCTTTATGGTAAAAGCAGGTATGCAGTTGAGGGAGCTTCCAGGTCAGCATGAATGGGAAGAACGTCTTGAGAAAGTTTCCTTGATGTGTAATTCCATATCAGAAATCTCTCCTGATATCTCACCAAAATGTCAGCGTCTCTCAACCTTATTGTTGAAGAGAAATGATTTCTCAATGAGGATTCCAGAATCATTCTTTGAGAACATGCATGAACTTAAAGTTCTTGATCTTTCTTATACTAATGTTGAGTATTTACCTAACACCATATCAAACTTGGAAAATCTTACCTCATTAATACTTGTTGGGTGCAAAAAGTTAAGATATGTGCCTTCACTAGCTAAGCTTAGAGCATTGAAAAAATTGGACCTTCATTTTACAAGTATAGAGGAGATTCCTGATGGTATGGAAATGTTGGTAAACCTCAGATATCTTGACTTATTTTCCTCTAGGCTAAAGGAGATACCAATAGGAATACTACCTAGGCTCTCTCGTCTTCAATTCTTGGTAGTTTCTTGGCAATCAAGAACATTGAAGATAAAAGGGGAGGAGGCAGCAGCATTGATGAAACTAGAGACTTTTGTAGGAAGGTTTCATGAACTGCAAGATTTTAATACGTATATCAAGTCTATACAAGGTGAAAGGCCTACTTCTTACAAGCTTTTTGTGGGATCACAGGAAAAGGATTTATGGTCAGAATCTTTTGTAAAAGATGTGATATTATGTGGATGCAAGATAGGAGGAGAAGATCAAATATTGCTCCCAAATGACCTTAGGTGTATAAGGATTTCTAAATGCCACGATGTGAGAAGCTTAAACGAAATTTCCTTCTTCCGTAAAGCAACACAGTTGAGGGTATGTGATCTTATAGACTGTAAAGGGATAGAGTGTGTCTTGGACTTATCAGTAATTCCTTCATCAAGCAGTTCACTTCAAAACCTTGAGAACTTGCTTCTTTCAGAATTAGATAGGTTGTCTATGCTTGTGAAAGCTGAAGCAGCTGCTCTGCCTACATCTGTTGCACCACCTGGGATCTTTACTCATCTTAAATCACTTTGCATTTACAAATGCCCAGATATGAAAAAGTTGTTTCCTTTTAAGTTGTTACAGGATCTCCAAAACCTGGAGGAAATCGAAGTCAGATCTTGTGgacaaatgaaagaaataatagcatcagaagaagaaagggataGCATGGGGGAAGGAAAAGATCATACCACCACAAGTTTCAATTTTCCCAAGTTAAGGGAACTGGAGTTATGTGACTTACCAGAACTAAAAAGCATTTGTAGTACAAGTAGacaaatggtttgtgattctTTGGAAGGAATTAAAGTGACAAAATGCCCGAAGCTAAAGAGGATCCCTCTGTATCTTGTGCCTGATCTTGTCAATGGCCAACTATCGCCTCCTCTTTCTCTTCAAAGAATTGAGATAAACTCAGAAGAATGGGATGAACTGGAGTTGGATCATCCAAATGCAAAGACTATCCTTCGGCCCTTCTTGCAGTACTAA